A stretch of the Haloarcula ordinaria genome encodes the following:
- a CDS encoding DUF502 domain-containing protein — protein sequence MDSGTSWKRDFASGLIVLLPFLVTTYVIVYLYNILASAAVIPAIDSELLLALGLPAGATAVELARVFTTLVIFVLIVFSTGYLMRTAFGDIVEGLLDDSMNHIPGLRVVYNASKMAIETAVGGTEELQSPVKIEVWDGMRMTAFKTGKTTEDGRDVIFLPTAPNITTGFVIEVESHEYEETDERVEDALTRILSAGFGDTAERNRPIPVVDDDD from the coding sequence ATGGACTCCGGCACGTCGTGGAAGCGCGACTTCGCGAGTGGGCTCATCGTCCTGCTGCCCTTCCTCGTCACGACGTACGTCATCGTCTACCTCTACAACATCCTCGCCTCCGCTGCGGTCATCCCCGCTATCGACTCCGAACTCCTGCTCGCGCTCGGCCTGCCGGCCGGTGCGACGGCCGTGGAACTGGCCCGGGTGTTCACCACGCTGGTCATCTTCGTCCTCATCGTCTTCTCGACGGGCTACCTGATGCGGACGGCCTTCGGCGACATCGTCGAAGGACTGCTTGACGACTCGATGAACCACATCCCGGGGCTCCGAGTGGTGTACAACGCCTCGAAGATGGCCATCGAGACGGCCGTCGGCGGCACCGAAGAGCTCCAGAGTCCGGTGAAGATAGAGGTGTGGGACGGGATGCGGATGACGGCGTTCAAGACAGGCAAGACGACAGAGGACGGCCGCGACGTCATCTTCCTGCCGACGGCCCCGAACATCACGACAGGCTTCGTCATCGAGGTCGAATCACACGAGTACGAGGAGACCGACGAGCGCGTCGAAGACGCGCTGACGCGCATACTGAGCGCCGGGTTCGGCGACACGGCCGAGCGAAACCGGCCGATTCCGGTCGTCGACGACGACGATTGA
- a CDS encoding CDP-2,3-bis-(O-geranylgeranyl)-sn-glycerol synthase: MDTLGVVATALWAMLPAYVPNNAAVLAGGGRPIDGGRTMGDSRLLGDGKTWRGTAAGTLAGTLVALGLNAAGPAVSELVGHSLPSFPLLAGVGLALGAMLGDIGASFLKRRSGRKRGAAFPGLDQLDFVVGALACAFVLAPVWFGTTFTLPVLVVVVVATPVLHVVTNGIAYLLGLKNEPW, translated from the coding sequence ATGGACACACTCGGGGTCGTCGCGACGGCGCTGTGGGCGATGTTGCCCGCCTACGTGCCAAACAACGCAGCCGTGCTGGCTGGTGGGGGGAGACCGATAGACGGCGGACGAACGATGGGTGACAGCCGACTGCTCGGCGACGGGAAGACCTGGCGGGGGACCGCCGCCGGGACGCTCGCCGGGACGCTGGTCGCGCTGGGGCTCAACGCGGCCGGACCGGCCGTGAGCGAACTCGTCGGCCACTCGCTCCCGAGTTTCCCGCTGCTGGCCGGCGTCGGCCTCGCGCTGGGGGCGATGCTGGGCGACATCGGGGCCTCGTTCCTCAAGCGCCGGAGCGGACGGAAACGCGGCGCGGCGTTCCCCGGCCTCGACCAGCTCGACTTCGTCGTCGGCGCGCTGGCCTGCGCGTTCGTGCTCGCTCCCGTCTGGTTCGGGACCACGTTCACGCTTCCCGTCCTGGTCGTGGTCGTCGTCGCGACGCCCGTCCTGCACGTCGTGACCAACGGCATCGCGTACCTGCTCGGGCTCAAGAACGAGCCCTGGTGA